A region of Lycium barbarum isolate Lr01 chromosome 1, ASM1917538v2, whole genome shotgun sequence DNA encodes the following proteins:
- the LOC132627112 gene encoding uncharacterized protein LOC132627112 has translation MANIRASKKMNEKKKVPQRGLGVAQLERIRLEEQHKKDSIFQSVQCPNFIPTSSRTDFSSKNCVFRPNQSAPFLENCPKLLRDEYNLEGVNKKVDHHGVVFGQNVNLPSGPHSLRFPLLQKSRQYQQTSSSSSMVNVSSGISSSSSVQSFQMEPPSSQSYCGCTNCLPLWPEDVKMAGMKRRYPFSPDDPPIPSFRGKFPQCCVSPLSRSHESVSSSNDCSIYIEDGDAFKREVVSQSRALSESKPSTSVRETKARNGDFLSLAPPASAFPHLEAVNLCSLTNSAPQTLELFDYVPAQVAAAQHTPPSGQSISFQQPILRFFPTSMVQIGQERTHGSDFHTEVGGKVDLELKL, from the exons ATGGCTAATATTAGAGCATCAAAAAAGAtgaatgagaaaaaaaaagttcCACAAAGAGGACTTGGTGTTGCTCAACTTGAGAGGATTAGATTAGAGGAACAACATaaaaaagattcaatttttcAATCAGTACAATGTCCAAATtttataccaacatcatcaagAACTGATTTTTCTTCAAAAAATTGTGTCTTTAGACCAAATCAATCTGCCCCATTTCTTGAAAATTGTCCTAAATTGTTGAGGGATGAGTATAATCTTGAAGGTGTGAATAAAAAAGTTGATCATCATGGTGTAGTTTTTGGACAAAATGTGAATTTGCCTAGTGGACCCCATAGTCTAAGGTTTCCTCTGCTGCAAAAATCTCGACAGTATCAGCAAACTTCTAGTTCATCATCAATG GTGAATGTCTCATCAGggatttcatcatcatcatccgtaCAGAGTTTTCAGATGGAGCCACCTTCAAGCCAAAGTTATTGTGGCTGTACTAATTGTTTACCTCTTTGGCCTGAAGATGTGAAG ATGGCTGGCATGAAGAGGCGTTATCCATTCTCTCCAGATGACCCGCCCATCCCTTCATTTCGAGGAAAATTTCCTCAGTGCTGTGTTTCCCCTCTATCTAGATCACATGAATCTGTTTCCAGCAGCAATGATTGCTCGATTTATATAGAAGATGGCGATGCATTTAAAAG AGAAGTTGTTTCACAGTCAAGAGCTTTGTCCGAGTCCAAACCATCGACTTCAGTAAGAGAAACTAAAGCTCGCAATGGAGATTTTCTCAGTTTGGCTCCTCCAGCATCAGCTTTTCCACATTTGGAAGCAGTAAATCTGTGTTCTTTAACTAATTCTGCCCCACAAACACTTGAGCTATTTGACTATGTACCTGCTCAG GTTGCTGCTGCACAGCATACTCCACCTTCAGGCCAAAGCATATCATTTCAACAACCGATCCTCAGATTCTTCCCAACTTCAATGGTGCAAATTGGTCAAGAACGAACTCATGGAAGCGACTTTCATACTGAAGTAGGAGGAAAAGTAGATTTGGAATTGAAGTTATAG
- the LOC132627107 gene encoding sodium/calcium exchanger NCL2-like, which yields MGKRYHSIRSLKDIYEAMLLGLLKNFDGCMSDLPKVVHFRKIRHGCNIIFGESKQHSLQVKGLSWESATDVCVRILQPWLKNKREEHEMIKRILLDIFQHVESTAVGTLYTEDGKPNIPAIRKLFESIDHNKDNAISRAELEQLITNSQFGAVPSDDDEKVDRIIKQFDVSRDEMISMEEFVTGFSQCLNPSHLSPESKEDIFQKNWETAEKLLHKETDRSAIAWMKAILLLVIGIVILGLLAEPLIKSVGSFSRAINVPSFFISFILVPLATNARIAISAINEASRKKQRTNSLTLSEIYGGVFIKNMLGLSVLLSLIYFRGLAWNFSVEVLSVLLIMTSLFNKIARAYRFYCSVISGINGRTGSLSRLLVLDWNTFFISFFLGKYLNVEDFLLHLPIEQ from the exons ATGGGTAAAAGATATCATTCCATAAGATCCTTGAAAGATATATATGAG gctatgttgctcggactcttaaaAAATTTCGATGGTTGCATGTCAGATcttccaaaagtagtgcattttcgGAAGATCCGACATGGGTGCAACATCATTTTTGGAGAATCCAAGCAACATAGCCTACAGGTCAAGGGTTTAAGCTGGGAATCAGCTACTGATGTTTGTGTTAGG ATTCTGCAACCTTGGCTCAAAAATAAAAGGGAAGAACATGAAATGATTAAACGTATTCTATTAGATATTTTTCAACATGTCGAAAGCACTGCAGTAGGAACTCTGTACACAGAAGATGGGAAACCAAATATTCCTGCTATTAGAAA GTTATTCGAAAGCATTGATCACAATAAAGATAATGCCATTTCGCGTGCTGAATTGGAACAACTGATAACCAATAGCCAATTTGGAGCCGTACCTTCAGATGATGATGAAAAGGTAGACAGAATCATCAAACAATTTGATGTGAGTCGAGATGAGATGATCAGCATGGAGGAATTTGTTACCGGATTCTCCCAATGTCTAAATCCTTCTCATCTATCACCAGAGTCCAAAGAGGATATCTTCCAA AAGAACTGGGAAACGGCAGAAAAGCTGCTGCACAAGGAGACTGATAGATCTGCAATTGCATGGATGAAGGCCATATTGCTTCTGGTTATTGGAATAGTAATATTAGGACTACTAGCTGAACCTCTCATCAAGAGCGTAGGGAGTTTCTCCAGAGCTATAAACGTACCTTCATTTTTCATCTCGTTTATCTTAGTCCCTTTGGCTACAAATGCAAGAATAGCAATCTCAGCCATCAACGAAGCAAGTCGAAAGAAACAAAGAACTAATTCCTTGACATTATCAGAG ATATATGGTGGGGTATTCATCAAAAATATGCTCGGACTTTCCGTCCTGCTTTCATTAATATATTTCCGGGGATTGGCTTGGAACTTCTCAGTTGAAGTGCTTAGTGTGCTACTG ATTATGACTTCTTTGTTTAACAAAATAGCTCGAGCATATCGGTTCTATTGTAGTGTGATTTCTGGAATAAATGGAAGGACTGGTTCTCTTTCTAGGCTTTTGG TACTGGATTGGAAcactttcttcatttctttttttcTGGGGAAATACCTCAATGTTGAAGATTTCTTGCTTCACCTACCTATTGAGCAATAA
- the LOC132628979 gene encoding sodium/calcium exchanger NCL2-like isoform X2 — MGKFLRTAFALMFLLLLPLTLKVTGFRTLLYNYNTISDGVDRIQKQSSFIRLYTTDSTDKCEQMYGFLPCSKSVTGHFFLIVVYEYLLFHGEYYVAMGGERIFRILGPNSIFGASAFHILGFLPEALILLASGLLNSKEVAQEYVLTGVGLLAGSTILLLTLIWGTCVFVGSQQSTTSMTSNSNPSAGPSHMQNHLERFLSQWTGAGLVTDVETCYTARIMVLSVIPFIIILAPTVLHLSATPEQIFIILCLVVSIVFLLSYFFYQMFRPWIQTRRLEYINHEQFVVDVLKHVQKHTIEKLLQEDGSPNISTIKKLFEEADQNGDEFISVPEFKQLFMKIRSRKLYQDKDFKTDEVMEEFDLNDDGMIDMDEFIKGFMRWIDETKDAMGKRYHSIRSLKDIYEILQPWLKMKREEHEMIKHILLDIFQHVESTAVGTLYTEDGKPNIPAIRKLFKSIDHNKDNAISRAELKQLITNIQFGAAPSDADEKVDRIIKQFDVSRDEMISMEEFVTGFSQCLNPSHLSSESKEDIFQAILLLVIGIVILGLLAEPLIKSVGSFSRAINVPSFFISFILVPLATNARIAISAINEASRKKQRTNSLTLSEIYGGVFINNMLGLFVLLSLIYFRGLAWNFSAEVLSVLLVCGIMGCIASLSTSFPVWVSAIAFLLYPFSLVLVYVLHYDFFV; from the exons ATGGGAAAATTCCTAAGAACTGCTTTTGCTCTTATGTTTCTCCTTCTATTGCCACTAACTCTCAAAGTTACTGGTTTTCGAACATTGCTATATAATTACAACACCATTTCAGATGGTGTAGATAGAATTCAGAAGCAATCGTCGTTCATACGTCTGTATACAACAGATTCAACAGATAAGTGTGAGCAAATGTATGGATTTTTGCCATGTTCAAAGAGTGTTACAGGGCATTTTTTCCTCATTGTTGTGTATGAGTACTTGTTATTTCATGGAGAATACTATGTGGCCATGGGAGGTGAAAGGATTTTCAGGATTCTTGGTCCAAATAGTATATTTGGTGCAAGTGCATTTCACATTCTTGGCTTCCTGCCTGAGGCTTTGATACTACTTG CATCAGGGCTCTTGAACAGTAAAGAAGTTGCTCAAGAGTATGTGTTAACTGGAGTTGGATTGCTAGCTGGATCAACAATCTTGCTTCTCACCTTAATTTGGGGAACTTGTGTTTTTGTTGGCAGTCAACAATCAACAACTAGTATGACATCCAATTCAAATCCTTCAGCTGGTCCGAGTCACATGCAAAATCATTTAGAAAGATTTCTGTCTCAATGGACTG GTGCAGGGCTAGTGACAGATGTGGAAACATGTTACACTGCAAGAATAATGGTTCTGTCTGTGATTCCATTCATAATCATCCTAGCACCAACAGTCTTGCACTTATCTGCAACCCCAGAACAAATTTTCATCATACTCTGTCTTGTGGTTTCCATTGTATTCCTATTGTCTTACTTCTTTTACCAG ATGTTCCGGCCATGGATTCAAACGAGGAGGCTAGAATATATAAACCATGAGCAATTTGTAGTGGACGTACTAAAACATGTACAAAAACATACCATAGAGAAACTCCTCCAAGAAGATGGTTCGCCTAATATATCTactataaaaaa GCTATTTGAAGAGGCTGATCAGAATGGAGATGAGTTCATATCAGTTCCTGAGTTCAAACAGCTTTTCATGAAAATCAGGTCAAGAAAATTATATCAGGACAAGGATTTCAAGACGGACGAGGTAATGGAGGAATTTGATCTCAACGATGATGGAATGATCGATATGGATGAATTCATCAAAGGTTTCATGAGATGGATAGATGAAACAAAGGATGCAATGGGTAAAAGATATCATTCCATAAGATCCTTGAAAGATATATATGAG ATTCTGCAACCTTGGCTCAAAATGAAAAGGGAAGAACATGAAATGATTAAACATATTCTATTAGATATTTTTCAACATGTCGAAAGCACTGCAGTAGGAACTCTGTACACAGAAGATGGGAAACCAAATATTCCTGCTATTAGAAA GTTATTCAAAAGCATTGATCACAATAAAGATAATGCCATTTCGCGTGCTGAATTGAAACAACTGATAACCAATATCCAATTTGGAGCTGCACCTTCGGATGCTGATGAAAAGGTAGACAGAATCATCAAACAATTTGATGTGAGTCGAGATGAGATGATCAGCATGGAGGAATTTGTTACCGGATTCTCCCAATGTCTAAATCCTTCTCATTTATCATCAGAGTCCAAAGAGGATATCTTCCAA GCCATATTGCTTCTGGTTATTGGAATAGTAATATTAGGACTGCTAGCTGAACCTCTCATCAAAAGCGTAGGGAGTTTCTCCAGAGCTATAAACGTACCTTCATTTTTCATCTCGTTTATCTTAGTCCCTTTGGCTACAAATGCAAGAATAGCAATCTCAGCCATCAACGAAGCAAGTCGAAAGAAACAAAGAACTAATTCCTTGACATTATCAGAG ATATATGGCGGGGTATTCATCAACAATATGCTCGGACTTTTCGTCCTGCTTTCATTAATATATTTCCGGGGATTGGCTTGGAACTTCTCAGCTGAAGTGCTTAGTGTGCTACTGGTTTGCGGAATAATGGGATGCATTGCCAGTTTGAGCACATCATTCCCCGTTTGGGTATCAGCCATTGCTTTCCTGCTCTATCCATTCTCTTTAGTGTTGGTTTACGTTCTACATTATGACTTCTTTGTTTAA
- the LOC132628979 gene encoding sodium/calcium exchanger NCL2-like isoform X1, with amino-acid sequence MGKFLRTAFALMFLLLLPLTLKVTGFRTLLYNYNTISDGVDRIQKQSSFIRLYTTDSTDKCEQMYGFLPCSKSVTGHFFLIVVYEYLLFHGEYYVAMGGERIFRILGPNSIFGASAFHILGFLPEALILLASGLLNSKEVAQEYVLTGVGLLAGSTILLLTLIWGTCVFVGSQQSTTSMTSNSNPSAGPSHMQNHLERFLSQWTGAGLVTDVETCYTARIMVLSVIPFIIILAPTVLHLSATPEQIFIILCLVVSIVFLLSYFFYQMFRPWIQTRRLEYINHEQFVVDVLKHVQKHTIEKLLQEDGSPNISTIKKLFEEADQNGDEFISVPEFKQLFMKIRSRKLYQDKDFKTDEVMEEFDLNDDGMIDMDEFIKGFMRWIDETKDAMGKRYHSIRSLKDIYEILQPWLKMKREEHEMIKHILLDIFQHVESTAVGTLYTEDGKPNIPAIRKLFKSIDHNKDNAISRAELKQLITNIQFGAAPSDADEKVDRIIKQFDVSRDEMISMEEFVTGFSQCLNPSHLSSESKEDIFQKNWETAEKLLHKETDRSAIAWMQAILLLVIGIVILGLLAEPLIKSVGSFSRAINVPSFFISFILVPLATNARIAISAINEASRKKQRTNSLTLSEIYGGVFINNMLGLFVLLSLIYFRGLAWNFSAEVLSVLLVCGIMGCIASLSTSFPVWVSAIAFLLYPFSLVLVYVLHYDFFV; translated from the exons ATGGGAAAATTCCTAAGAACTGCTTTTGCTCTTATGTTTCTCCTTCTATTGCCACTAACTCTCAAAGTTACTGGTTTTCGAACATTGCTATATAATTACAACACCATTTCAGATGGTGTAGATAGAATTCAGAAGCAATCGTCGTTCATACGTCTGTATACAACAGATTCAACAGATAAGTGTGAGCAAATGTATGGATTTTTGCCATGTTCAAAGAGTGTTACAGGGCATTTTTTCCTCATTGTTGTGTATGAGTACTTGTTATTTCATGGAGAATACTATGTGGCCATGGGAGGTGAAAGGATTTTCAGGATTCTTGGTCCAAATAGTATATTTGGTGCAAGTGCATTTCACATTCTTGGCTTCCTGCCTGAGGCTTTGATACTACTTG CATCAGGGCTCTTGAACAGTAAAGAAGTTGCTCAAGAGTATGTGTTAACTGGAGTTGGATTGCTAGCTGGATCAACAATCTTGCTTCTCACCTTAATTTGGGGAACTTGTGTTTTTGTTGGCAGTCAACAATCAACAACTAGTATGACATCCAATTCAAATCCTTCAGCTGGTCCGAGTCACATGCAAAATCATTTAGAAAGATTTCTGTCTCAATGGACTG GTGCAGGGCTAGTGACAGATGTGGAAACATGTTACACTGCAAGAATAATGGTTCTGTCTGTGATTCCATTCATAATCATCCTAGCACCAACAGTCTTGCACTTATCTGCAACCCCAGAACAAATTTTCATCATACTCTGTCTTGTGGTTTCCATTGTATTCCTATTGTCTTACTTCTTTTACCAG ATGTTCCGGCCATGGATTCAAACGAGGAGGCTAGAATATATAAACCATGAGCAATTTGTAGTGGACGTACTAAAACATGTACAAAAACATACCATAGAGAAACTCCTCCAAGAAGATGGTTCGCCTAATATATCTactataaaaaa GCTATTTGAAGAGGCTGATCAGAATGGAGATGAGTTCATATCAGTTCCTGAGTTCAAACAGCTTTTCATGAAAATCAGGTCAAGAAAATTATATCAGGACAAGGATTTCAAGACGGACGAGGTAATGGAGGAATTTGATCTCAACGATGATGGAATGATCGATATGGATGAATTCATCAAAGGTTTCATGAGATGGATAGATGAAACAAAGGATGCAATGGGTAAAAGATATCATTCCATAAGATCCTTGAAAGATATATATGAG ATTCTGCAACCTTGGCTCAAAATGAAAAGGGAAGAACATGAAATGATTAAACATATTCTATTAGATATTTTTCAACATGTCGAAAGCACTGCAGTAGGAACTCTGTACACAGAAGATGGGAAACCAAATATTCCTGCTATTAGAAA GTTATTCAAAAGCATTGATCACAATAAAGATAATGCCATTTCGCGTGCTGAATTGAAACAACTGATAACCAATATCCAATTTGGAGCTGCACCTTCGGATGCTGATGAAAAGGTAGACAGAATCATCAAACAATTTGATGTGAGTCGAGATGAGATGATCAGCATGGAGGAATTTGTTACCGGATTCTCCCAATGTCTAAATCCTTCTCATTTATCATCAGAGTCCAAAGAGGATATCTTCCAA AAGAACTGGGAAACGGCAGAAAAGCTGCTGCACAAGGAGACTGATAGATCTGCAATTGCATGGATGCAGGCCATATTGCTTCTGGTTATTGGAATAGTAATATTAGGACTGCTAGCTGAACCTCTCATCAAAAGCGTAGGGAGTTTCTCCAGAGCTATAAACGTACCTTCATTTTTCATCTCGTTTATCTTAGTCCCTTTGGCTACAAATGCAAGAATAGCAATCTCAGCCATCAACGAAGCAAGTCGAAAGAAACAAAGAACTAATTCCTTGACATTATCAGAG ATATATGGCGGGGTATTCATCAACAATATGCTCGGACTTTTCGTCCTGCTTTCATTAATATATTTCCGGGGATTGGCTTGGAACTTCTCAGCTGAAGTGCTTAGTGTGCTACTGGTTTGCGGAATAATGGGATGCATTGCCAGTTTGAGCACATCATTCCCCGTTTGGGTATCAGCCATTGCTTTCCTGCTCTATCCATTCTCTTTAGTGTTGGTTTACGTTCTACATTATGACTTCTTTGTTTAA